One window from the genome of Hydra vulgaris chromosome 02, alternate assembly HydraT2T_AEP encodes:
- the LOC136076292 gene encoding uncharacterized protein LOC136076292: MIEEMDSIKNPTIRERIERGIIKPIISSKAKFGLGFENTQKKLQSISEKDKEKNVKWTDELANELHRPVIKHFRKRKVIVNGIDEIWAADLVDMQSFSKFNDGIKYLLMVIDVFSKYGWIFPLKSKTGVDVAHALNKIFEKRKCEKLWVDKGKEFYNKHVKSLGINIYSTENEEKSCVVERWNRTMKKKMFKYFSANSTRRYIDILDEMVNKYNNTRHSSIKMTPVEASDKKNKNIVWLNLNGNPRSEKIQYTDPPTYKITDYNGEEIHGTFYEQELQKTNKEIFRIEKVIRKLKNKSFVKWYGYPDSFNSWLDLLADCLYA, translated from the exons aTGATCGAAGAAATGGATTCTATAAAAAATCCAACAATACGTGAAAGAATTGAACGAGGTATTATAAAACCTATTATATCATCTAAAGCAAAATTTGGGTTAGGTTttgaaaatactcaaaaaaaattacaatcgaTCAGCGAAAAAGACAAGGAAAAAAATGTGAAGTGGACTGACGAACTTGCAAACGAACTTCATAGAccagttataaagcattttagaAAACGAAAAGTAATTGTCAATGGAATCgatgaaatatgggctgctgatttagttgatATGCAATCTTTCTCCAAATTCAATGACGGTATAAAATACTTACTCATGGTTATAGATGTATTTTCTAAGTATGGATGGATTTTTCCATTGAAGAGTAAAACTGGAGTTGATGTTGCtcatgctttaaataaaatatttgaaaagagaAAGTGTGAAAAATTGTGGGTAGATAAAggtaaagaattttataataagcaTGTAAAATCGTTAgggataaatatatattcaaccgaaaatgaagaaaaaagttgcGTAGTTGAACGTTGGAATAGGacaatgaaaaagaaaatgtttaaatacttttcagCTAATTCAACTAGAAGATATATCGAtattttagatgaaatggtaaataaatacaacaacacaagacattcttcaattaaaatgacacCAGTTGAAGCTAgtgataaaaagaataaaaatattgtttggcTCAATCTAAACGGAAATCCACGATCAGAGAAA ATTCAGTACACAGATCCtccaacttataaaataactgactATAATGGTGAAGAAATACatggtactttttatgaacaagaacttcaaaaaacaaataaggaAATATTTAGAATCGAAAAAGTGATTCGTAAACtcaaaaacaaatcatttgtaaagtggTATGGTTATCCTGATTCGTTTAACTCTTgg ctaGATTTATTAGCTGATTGTTTATATGCTTaa